From the genome of Polycladomyces zharkentensis:
GTTTTGATTGGAGGATCAACGTCCACATGAAGGGGACATATCCCAGAGTGTGTCTGGTGTTGGCCACAGTGCTTTCCCGGCTCGCTTCACCTGCGCCCTGCAGGGATGCAGATGATGACCGCTCCGACCCGGTCAGCGCAAGTGGGCAAAGCACGCTTCGCTTTGAGAAATTTGCCCGCGATTTTAAATCCTGCGCTTCCCGTGTCTTCGCTCAGTCAGGGCTTGGTCAGTCGCTCGTCCGGGAAAACATTGCTCCCGCGGAATGACCGGACACGCCCTAGAAGTGCATCAAATAGCGGAGGTACAGATACACTTGCGCGATCGCCAAAGACAGAAGCGTGATGGGGGCGCCCACTTTCAGGTATTCCACGTAGCTGAAACCCTTGCCTTCCCGGGCCGCGATGTTGGCCACAATCACGTTGGCGGAAGCGCCGATGATGGTGCCGTTTCCACCCAGGCAAGCGCCCAACGCCAACGACCACCACAGTGCATTCGTTTCCGGAGAGTTGACGGGAAGTCCGAGAGTGGCTGTCATATCCTGAATCAGCGGGATCATCGTGGCCACGAACGGAATGTTGTCAATGACACCCGAAGCGATCCCGGAGACCCACAAGATCAGCGTAGCGGCCAATGGGATGTTCCCTTTCGTGAAATCCAACAGTTGAACGGCCAAATGCTTGATGACACCCACTTCCTGCAATCCGCCCACGAGTGTAAACAATGCGGCGAAAAAGAAAATGGTTTCCCACTCCACATAATCAAATGCCTCTTCGATTTTCTTTTTGTCCAAGCCGATGAGCATCAGCACCGTCGCTCCGGTGATGGCGATGACGGAGGCTTCCACATGGATGACGGAATGCAATACAAAACCGAGGATGGTCAACCCAAGAACGAACAATGATTTTTTGGCCAATTTCCGATCCTGAATATAGGATTCTTCGTCCATCTCCATCAATCGGGAGACATGTTCCTCATCGGTGACCAATTGTTTTCGATAGATCCAGTACAACAGCAACAAGCTGACAGCGAGAATCACCAACACCACAGGTCCCAGATGGATCAGGAAGGCATTGAACGTCAGGTGTTCATTGGCCGATCCGATCATGATATTGGGCGGGTCGCCGATCAAGGTGGCGGTTCCCCCGATGTTCGAAGCGATGATTTCCGAGATGAAAAAGGGAACCGGACTTACTTTCAATATTTGGGTGACTGCCAGTGTGATGGGAACCACCAACAGTACGGTGGTCACATTGTCGAGAAAAGCAGATGCCACCGCTGTCAGCAGTGAAAACACGATCAGGATGCGGATCGGGTTTCCCTTGGCCGCTTTGGCGGATTTGATGGCCACATATTGAAAGACGCCCGTTTTGTTGAGAATGCCCACCAGGATCATCATGCCGATCAGCAACGTAATCGTATTCCATTCGATGTAGTATTCAAACACCCGGTGAATGTCCAGCACTCCCGCGAGAACCAGCAATGATGCACCCAACAGTGAAATCACGGCTCGATTGATTTTTTCCGTGACGATCACGGCATAGGTGATCAGAAAAATCGTGATTGCAATGATGGTTTGCCCCATGTTTAACCTCCTCCTGCAAATGGGGAGCTCCTGTCATAAGGGCCCCAAAAAAGCAAAAAGGAGCCCTTGGGTGACAGGCTCCTCCGATAGTCAAAAAGTTATTCATTTCTTTCACCAGTATAGCGAGAGACGGGCCGGGAAGTAAATGAAGAAATGGTGAACGTTTGGATTTAACCGCAGATTTTATTGATTGGATGCAGCTTTCGTCGGGGTACTGTCCTGGGTAGCGGACCAGTTGCCACCGTCGGGTTTGCGGTACCAGGACGCATCATAGGCGGTGGAGGAATAAGTATATTGGTCGACGATCGTTCCTGAAGGACTTTTCAATGTGACATCATCACCGGTATTGTTGAAATAGTTGCTGGTTTCCCATACCCAGTATCCATGGGCGGGGATGGTGGTGCCTGACGGGATCGTGTAGGGAGCGGAACCGCCGCCGACGATGTCATCGATGATATAGCCGCCGATATTGACCGGGTTGTCGGACGGATTGTACAATTCCACGAATTCCTTGGTATATGCCGTTTGGGGGGCCGGCAGAACCTCATTGATCAAGACCGGGCCGGTGTTTCCCCCGTTGTCGCGCGTGTAGCCGGCTGATTGCGCATCGGCTTCCGTCCAGAAAAAGACGCGGTTTTCAACCGGAATTTGTTTGTAGTTGGCCGGGTCTACGTAGGTTTTGGTGTAATAATCACCTACGTATTTGTCCGGTTGGCGGCCACCGATGCGCAAGCGAAATTCAAACGGCAGTTCCGTCAGCGGGTCGGCCGGATTCCAGATTCCCCGTCCCGCCTGTTTCGCTTCGAGCATTGCGGCGCGGTATTCCTCGTAATACTTCATGTTGGGATAGATGTAATACGTCACGGCATGGCCTTGGCGCAAGATCTCCTTGTTGACGTCGAGATTGCCTTTCCATACATGACCCAGTACGCGGCCGTAGCTGTCCTTTTCTTCCACGTCGGTCTCGATGGTGACTGGCGTTCCCGGAGGCAACAGCTGTTTGAGATAGTTGGATGCATCGTAGGCGTGGTGTCCCTGATTCTGCCCGTTGTAATTGGTTTCCGGGGTATCGACGGACACCAGACGAACAGTAGTGGACCCCAGTACCGGTGTTTGCAAATGAATGGTGTCACCATCCACCACATCCGATACGACGGATGTGTAAGTGGCGGCCTCTGCCCGATGGGCAGGGAACAGGAACGGCATCATCCCGAAGACCGCCAACAATAGGACCAGCCCAACAATCGTCCGCTTCCAACCAAGATGATTCACGAAACATCCTCCTTTGGTCTTGGGACTTTCGTCTCTCTCTCTCTTTTTATCATCACTTTTCGATTTTTTCGTAAAGTCCTTTTGTTTTTTTCATAAAAAAACACCTGCCCTGATGGACAGGTGAGAGGGTCGGGTTACGGACTGGCCTGCTCCTGAACAACATGACTCGCTGATTTTTCTCTTGGTGGCGTGTCGCCCCCTTGATTGGAGGTGCGCAGTGGAATCTCTTTCAGCCACAAGGTGAAGATCAGTGCGGCGAACAGCACGATCGCTCCTGCAAAAAATACGCTGTCCAGTGCATGAGCCAGTGTCGTCCTCAACATTTGGAGAATATGGTCAAACATCCCCGCCATGGATTCCGGAAGGCTGTTCCGAATTTGCGCCAATCGGTCCGGGTTCAACAGGATTTGTGGGTTGTTCAGGTCACTCAGTTTCTGCGCCAACACAGGGGACGGGGCCGGTTGTGCAGGATGTTGTGCCGTCAACCGTGACATTTCGTCTTTCATGTGGCCGGACAGAATCGTTCCCATCACGGCTACGCCAACGGTGCCTCCCATTTGCCGGAACAGTTGGCTGGAAGAAGTGGCCACACCAAGATGGCGGTGTTCCACAGCGTTTTGCACCGTCAGCGTGAAAATGGGAAAAGCGATTCCCAATCCCGTCCCGATGATGATCATATAGAGGACGACCGCGCCGTTTGTGGCATCGGTATCCAATAATGACATCAGATACATGCCGACCGCCATGAGCAAAATGCCGAACAGGGCCAGTCCTTTGTACTTCCCTGTGCGTGAGACGATTTGACCGCCGATGATACTGGCGACGACCATGCTCAAGGTAAGCGGAATGGTCACGAAACTGGATCGGGTGGCAGAAGTGCCGATCACGCCCTGGATGAAGAACGGGGTATAGATGATCGCCCCGAACATGCCGACTCCCAATGTGAAATTCACCAGGTTGGACAGGGTAAACATGGGGTTACCGAACAGATGCAGGGGTAGGACCGGATTTTTCGCTTTTCGCTCCACCCAGACGAACAAAATCAACGCCAGTATCGAACCGCCGAACAGGCCGATGATGGTGGGAGAGGACCAGGCATATTTACTCCCTGCCCAAGAGAAGGCCAGCAACAGCGGTGTGATGGTCAACGCAAGGAAAACCGACCCCGCTATGTCGATCGGTTCGTTCTCTTTGCGGCTGACCGACGGGAACAGCCACCAGATCAACAGAAAGGCCACCAGACCGACGGGAAGAAAGATCCAGAAGATCCAGTGCCATTCCCAATGATCCACGATATACCCGCCCAATGTGGGTCCCAGCACGCTGGCCACTCCAAACGCGGCACTCAGGGCACCCTGCCAACGTCCCCGTTCGCGGGGCGGAAACAAATCCCCGACGGAGGTGAACGCCGTGGACATGATCATCCCTCCGCCCAATCCCTGAAACCCGCGATACAAAATGAGTTGGAAAATATCAGTAGCAGTGCCGCACAAAAGGGACCCCGTCACGAAAAGTCCGATCCCGATCAGCAAAAACGGCTTCCGGCCGTAGATATCAGAGAGTTTGCCGACCAAGATGGCCGTGATGCTGGACGTCAGCATGTAGATGGTGAACACCCAGTTGAAATAGGACATGCCCCCCAGCTTGGAAACGATACGGGGCAACGCGTTGCCGATGATGGTCTGATTCAATGCGGCGAACAACATGGACGCCATGATTGCCACCATAATCGTCAGTTTGCGTTTCGTATCCAAATGCTCCATCCATTCCCCTCCTTCTATTCATTAGACCACAGAAAAATTGATTAAGTGAAATAATCGCCAAACGAAACGCGTCTGTCAGATTAATTTCCGAAACAGACGCGTCATCGTTTCGATTTCTTCCGTCGTCAAACCATCGAACCGACGTTGGAAATAAGCCCGTTTCTTCTCTTCCAGCTCCCGGATGGTCGTTTCCCCTTCGTTTGTGATCCGCAGTTCCACCACTCGTTTGTCGCGACGGGAGCGTTGGCGCTCCACCCAACCTTTGTTCACCAAACGATCGGTCACATTGGTGATGTGGCTGGCGGATACCTCCAATTCCTGGGCCAGTTCCGACACGGTTTGCGGTCCCTTCTCCCTGAGCTGTTTGAGGACGAAGAAATCGCCGCTGGAGATGGTTTCACCCAAGACGACCTGCATTTCCTTCCGCAGTTTGCGAATCAAAGTTCTGAGGGAAATCTCCAATTCATTCAGCAGTTCCTGCCTGGTACTCACACTGCACTCCTTTCCGACGAATGAAATGTTAACTTAGTTAATTATATAAAAAGAAGGGGAAAAGAGCAATTTTCGATCGGTCGGTTTCACGCTCTGATGGCCGTTTCTTCAAACTACTCTTGATCTTGGATCGGATTTTCTATAAAATAAGAAAAGTAACTTCCTAATATTTAGTTTGTGCAAAGGGGATCAATCTCTCAGGGGAAAGCCCCAACTCAAATAGCGGGAGGAATACATAAATGGCGAAACATATCGCGGATACGACTGTTTTGGCTAACGGCGTAAAATTTCCATGGCTCGGCTTGGGCGTTTGGAAAGCAAAAGAAGGGAGCGAAGTGGAAAATGCGGTAAAAGCGGCGATCCAAATCGGCTATCGCAGTGTGGACACGGCGGCGGTTTACCAAAACGAAGAGGGTGTCGGCAGAGCGATCAAGGAATGCGGGGTACCGCGCGAGGAATTGTTTATCACGACGAAAGTGTGGAATGCTGATCAAGGGTATGAGTCCACCTTAAAGGCATTTGAAACCAGCCGCAAGAAATTGGGTCTGGAATATGTGGATCTGTACTTGGTACACTGGCCGGTGAAAGGAAAATACAAAGAAACGTGGAAAGCGCTCGAGAAACTGTATAAAGAGGGATGGGTGCGGGCAATCGGTGTGAGCAACTTCCAGGTGCACCATCTCAAGGATGTGATGGAAGACTGCGAAGTGAAACCGATGGTGAACCAAGTGGAGTTTCACCCTTACCTGACGCAAAAGGAACTGCTCGCCTTCTGCAAAGAGCAAAACATCCAGCTTGAAGCCTGGAGCCCGCTCATGCAAGGGGAAGTGGTCAACGTTCCGGAGATTCAGGAGCTGGCAAAAAAATACGGCAAAACGCCGGCGCAAATCGTGTTGCGTTGGGATCTCCAGCATGGTGTGGTCACCATTCCCAAATCCGTGAAAGAACATCGCATCAAAGAAAATGCGGATATCTTTGATTTTGAACTGACGGCGGAAGACATGGCGAAACTGGATGCGTTGAACAAAAACCACCGCTTTGGCCCCGACCCGGACAACTTTGATTTCTGACGTGAAAAATCATCTAAACCAACGGAATGGTTACTTTTCAGATATGGTGAACTTGTTGAGCCGTTGCGGTACTTCAGGAACGCTCAAACACACGAAAGCTACCCCTTTCCGGGGTAGCTTTTCCCATTTATCAGGCAGACAGCACCTTCATTCACAATTGGCGAGCCGTTTCAGAGATCGCGATTTTCCTGGATTCCCGTTTCTGGCGTATTTGTCCTGAGCACACAATCATCCCGAAAACAAACCGGGATGGTTGGATCAACAAGCTGACCAGAAACAAAGCAAGAGACCAAGAAGTGACTGAACACGATTGAAAACAGGGATGGACAGTCATCAGCGTTTGGGAACACAGTTTGAAGCAGCCAACACAGAAAAGCTACCCTTATTCTGCTCTTGGTTAGCTTTTCCTGTTTTTTGAATGTTAGAAGAGCGAAAAACGAATCAGGACTCCGATTTCCCGTCCGAAGTTCAGCACTCGACGGGAAATTCAAACCCGCTCCAGAAAGCGCGAGTGTTCAACCGTTTTTTCAACAGAGATGAAGGATCGGAAAGGTTGGCACCTGAATAACGTGCGATGAATTTACCGATGACGTTTTCGGTAGACAATGAGCGAATAAACGGCCGGAATCATAGCCGTAAGAATGATTGCCGCAACCAACATCCCCACTGACATCCAGCCGGGCAGAAAAGCGGAGATGAGCATCAACCCGCCGGCAATCATCCAGAGAGGAGCCGCCAAGCGGTGGGTGCGTCGCCATACCTCTTCGTCCGCCAGTGTCCAAGGGGTCCTGATCCCAAAGAAATAGTTGAACCGGACCTGACCCAGGAAATTTCCGATCACCATCCAGATCAATCCGACCATCAGCAATACGGCCATCTGCATATGGATGCGGTATCCCAGGTTGAAAGCCAGGATCAAGCCGAACATCACGGCCAGAAACGTGGTGATCGTCAAGCGGAAGATCTCATAAAAACGGCGAAATTTGGCGTAGTTTTCCCGTTTTGGGTCCAGGACGGGCAGATATTTGGTCAGCAGGGGAATGGCCGGCAATAACAATGACTGACTGATCAGAAAGATGCTTTTGGGCTGGTATCCGTCAGGTTGACCGGAGAACCCGAAATGGACGGCCATCTTGGGCGGCAGGGCGGGATACAACGTCCATGCAATCAGGAGCGGGAGGATTGCCACCGCCAGTGACGCCCAGTCACACCAACGCCAATGCCGATCATTTCCAATCATGCTCATCATTCCTTCCGATTGGGAGTGTCACTGATCTCCATCAGCCAACGCAAAACCTCTTGGACAACGGTGGTGTTGAGCGAGTAGACGATATACTGGCCTTTTCGCTCGCTCAATACCAGGCGTGCCTGCTTCAGCAGGTTGAGATGATGGGAGATGCTGGGTTTGGTCATGTTGAAATGTCCGGCAATTTCCCCGGCGGTCAAATCCCCCTTTCGCAACAGACGGAGAATTTGCCGGCGCGTGGGATCAGCCAATGCTTTAAACGTGTCGTTCAGGAATATCACCTCTAAGATGATTAGATAAATATCTAAATACAGTATATGCCGGTTCGTGTATTTTGTCACGATTGCAAAAAAATCAGATCCCCCCCTGTGGACAGATTGGTGATTTTATACTAAGATTGTCAACAATATTTCTTTTATTGAGAAGGGGGCGAACTGATGCGAAGCGACAAAATCAAAAAGGGTTTTGACCGGGCGCCGCACAGGAGTTTGCTCAAGGCGACGGGACTGAAAGATGAGGATTTTGACAAGCCGTTTATCGGAATTTGCAACTCATTTGTGGAAATCATCCCAGGGCACAAACATCTGGACGAATTTGCCCGCGTGGTGAAGGAAGCCGTTTGGGAAGCGGGCGGTGTGCCCTTTGAATTCAACGTGATCGGTGTGGACGATGGGATCGCGATGGGTCACATCGGCATGCGTTACTCTCTGCCCAGCCGGGAGCTGATTGCGGATTCCCTGGAGACCGTGGCCAATGCGCACTGGTTTGACGGTCTGATCTGTATCCCCAACTGTGACAAAATTACACCGGGAATGATGATGGGGGCGATGCGGGTCAACATCCCGACCATCTTCATCAGCGGCGGGCCGATGGCTGCCGGGCGGTTGCCGGACGGACGCACCGTCGACCTGGCTTCCGTCTTTGAGGGAGTGGGTGCCTATAAGGCCGGGCGCATCGATGAGCAGGAGTTGAAACTGCTGGAGGATCACGGCTGTCCGAGCTGCGGCTCGTGTTCGGGGATGTTTACCGCCAACTCGATGAACTGTCTGGCCGAAGCGCTCGGGATCGCCCTGCCGGGTAACGGCAGCATCCTGGCAACCACGCCGGAGCGGAAAGAGCTGGCCCGACGCGCGGCACGGCAGATTCTGAAGCTGATCGAGGCGGATTTGAAGCCGCGCGACATCGTGACACTCGAATCGCTTGACAACGCGTTTGCGCTGGATATGGCGATGGGTGGTTCCACCAACACGGTGCTGCACACATTGGCCATCGCGCATGAAGCGGGCGTGGAATATCCTTTGTCCCGGTTGAACGAATTGTCGGAACGGGTGCCCAATCTGTGCAAGGTAAGTCCCGCCGGGCAATGGCACATGGAGGATATCGATCGTGCCGGAGGGATTTCGGCGATTCTGAAAGAGCTGAGTAAAATTGACGGTTTGCTCCACCTTGACCGACCGACGGTCACCTTGAAAACGCTGGGTGAAAATATCGCCGATGCCGAAATTCGGGATGAAGAAGTGATCCGTCCGCTGGAAAAAGCACATAGCAAGACGGGTGGATTGGCCATCCTGTATGGCAACCTGGCGCCGAACGGTGCGGTGATCAAAACGGGTGCAGTCGATCCCTCGATTCAGAAGTTCCGCGGTCCGGCGGTCGTGTTTGAGTCGCAGGAAGATGCGTTGGCCGGGATTATGCTTGGCAAGGTGAAATCCGGCGATGTCGTCGTGATCCGCTACGAAGGTCCCAAAGGCGGTCCCGGTATGCCGGAGATGCTGGCGCCCACGTCGGCGATTGCAGGCATGGGACTGGGCAAGGAAGTGGCATTGATCACGGACGGACGTTTTTCCGGCGCGACGCGTGGCATCAGTATCGGTCATATTTCTCCCGAGGCGGCGGAAGGTGGTGTGATCGCCGTAGTGGAGCCGGGCGATATCATCGAGATCGACCTGCCCAACCGGCGCATCCATCTGGATGTTCCCGACGAAGTGATCCAGGAGCGTCTCGCCAAATGGCAGGAACCGGAACCCAAAGTGAAAGGCGGCTATTTGCGGCGTTATGCGCGGTTGGTCACCTCCGCGAGCACGGGAGCTGTGCTGCGGGAAATCTGATTTGATCCATTGTCACAAAAAGTTTGAAATCTGGATTCACCTCACCCCAAGCTGATGGAATCGCTTTCACAAAATTTTTAGACAAAAAGAGTAATTGAACCGGTTGACATCCGCAAACCGAGGTGACTATAATAACACCTAAATAATCGAAATGGTTCAGTAAATCGGACAACGAGCAGTTCTGGTTGGGAGGGTGTCTAGGGTTCCGCCCGCGAGGGGACTGTGACCGAGCGACACCAGCACTCGCCGGACGGCGGGTGTACACCGTGAGGATAAAAGCCTCTGCGGCAGGTTCTGACCAGACTCGGTACCTGTGTGTATTTTGTGCTGGGGATCGAGTCGTCCACCTGTTGGAAGAGGCTTGTTTTTATTGACGAAAAAAACTGATGAGTCCAAAGGCTGTGAAAAGGACGGGAGCCGGATGGCGTGTCACAGAAAGTCCCGGGTTGATGAGACGGGATCACGCGCCGGTTGTCCCTCTCACCTTGGAGCCGACCATCGAAACGGGATGTAACGGTGCATCCCCGAGTAGGTGTTCTCCGGTTGTCGCCGTTATCGACGCGGTGTGCTCGCCGAGAGTGCACCGGTGGAGGCCGTTCGCCGCGAGGCGGCGGTGAAGTTGGGTGGTACCGCGAACCTTTCGCCCCAATCTAGACGACAGGTGTGTTCGCTGTTGTCAACGGGTGAAAGGTTTTCATTTTTTCAAAGGGGGTTCCAGAATTGTCCACGACAGCAACGATGACGACGGATCAGAAACAAGCGTCGACTGATCGTGAGCTGACCGGTTCCGAGATTTTGCTTCGTTGTCTGATTGAAGAGAAAGTGGAATTTATTTTCGGTTATCCGGGTGGAGCGGTGCTTCCGATTTACGATTCACTGTATTACGGGAGCATCAAGCACATTTTGTACCGCCACGAACAAGGGGCGATACACGCCGCGGACGGATACGCAAGGGCAACGGGCAAGCCGGGTGTGGTGATTGCCACGTCCGGACCGGGGGCGACCAACTTGGTGACGGGGATTGCCACCGCACAGATGGATTCAATCCCGTTGGTGTGTATCACCGGCAACGTCCCGCAAAATCTGATCGGTACGGATGCGTTCCAGGAAGCGGACATCACGGGCATTACCATGCCGATCACCAAGCACAGTTATTTGGTGCAGGATGTCAGAGACCTGCCGCGGGTGGTGAAAGAAGCGTTTCATATCGCCACCACCGGCAGACCGGGTCCGGTGCTGATCGACATCCCCAAGGATGTCTCCAATGCCAAGGCGCCTTTTTCCTATCCGGAGACGGTATCCATCCGTGGGTATCAG
Proteins encoded in this window:
- a CDS encoding ArsB/NhaD family transporter, encoding MGQTIIAITIFLITYAVIVTEKINRAVISLLGASLLVLAGVLDIHRVFEYYIEWNTITLLIGMMILVGILNKTGVFQYVAIKSAKAAKGNPIRILIVFSLLTAVASAFLDNVTTVLLVVPITLAVTQILKVSPVPFFISEIIASNIGGTATLIGDPPNIMIGSANEHLTFNAFLIHLGPVVLVILAVSLLLLYWIYRKQLVTDEEHVSRLMEMDEESYIQDRKLAKKSLFVLGLTILGFVLHSVIHVEASVIAITGATVLMLIGLDKKKIEEAFDYVEWETIFFFAALFTLVGGLQEVGVIKHLAVQLLDFTKGNIPLAATLILWVSGIASGVIDNIPFVATMIPLIQDMTATLGLPVNSPETNALWWSLALGACLGGNGTIIGASANVIVANIAAREGKGFSYVEYLKVGAPITLLSLAIAQVYLYLRYLMHF
- a CDS encoding autorepressor SdpR family transcription factor, producing MNDTFKALADPTRRQILRLLRKGDLTAGEIAGHFNMTKPSISHHLNLLKQARLVLSERKGQYIVYSLNTTVVQEVLRWLMEISDTPNRKE
- a CDS encoding thermonuclease family protein, whose amino-acid sequence is MNHLGWKRTIVGLVLLLAVFGMMPFLFPAHRAEAATYTSVVSDVVDGDTIHLQTPVLGSTTVRLVSVDTPETNYNGQNQGHHAYDASNYLKQLLPPGTPVTIETDVEEKDSYGRVLGHVWKGNLDVNKEILRQGHAVTYYIYPNMKYYEEYRAAMLEAKQAGRGIWNPADPLTELPFEFRLRIGGRQPDKYVGDYYTKTYVDPANYKQIPVENRVFFWTEADAQSAGYTRDNGGNTGPVLINEVLPAPQTAYTKEFVELYNPSDNPVNIGGYIIDDIVGGGSAPYTIPSGTTIPAHGYWVWETSNYFNNTGDDVTLKSPSGTIVDQYTYSSTAYDASWYRKPDGGNWSATQDSTPTKAASNQ
- the ilvD gene encoding dihydroxy-acid dehydratase; translated protein: MRSDKIKKGFDRAPHRSLLKATGLKDEDFDKPFIGICNSFVEIIPGHKHLDEFARVVKEAVWEAGGVPFEFNVIGVDDGIAMGHIGMRYSLPSRELIADSLETVANAHWFDGLICIPNCDKITPGMMMGAMRVNIPTIFISGGPMAAGRLPDGRTVDLASVFEGVGAYKAGRIDEQELKLLEDHGCPSCGSCSGMFTANSMNCLAEALGIALPGNGSILATTPERKELARRAARQILKLIEADLKPRDIVTLESLDNAFALDMAMGGSTNTVLHTLAIAHEAGVEYPLSRLNELSERVPNLCKVSPAGQWHMEDIDRAGGISAILKELSKIDGLLHLDRPTVTLKTLGENIADAEIRDEEVIRPLEKAHSKTGGLAILYGNLAPNGAVIKTGAVDPSIQKFRGPAVVFESQEDALAGIMLGKVKSGDVVVIRYEGPKGGPGMPEMLAPTSAIAGMGLGKEVALITDGRFSGATRGISIGHISPEAAEGGVIAVVEPGDIIEIDLPNRRIHLDVPDEVIQERLAKWQEPEPKVKGGYLRRYARLVTSASTGAVLREI
- a CDS encoding aldo/keto reductase encodes the protein MAKHIADTTVLANGVKFPWLGLGVWKAKEGSEVENAVKAAIQIGYRSVDTAAVYQNEEGVGRAIKECGVPREELFITTKVWNADQGYESTLKAFETSRKKLGLEYVDLYLVHWPVKGKYKETWKALEKLYKEGWVRAIGVSNFQVHHLKDVMEDCEVKPMVNQVEFHPYLTQKELLAFCKEQNIQLEAWSPLMQGEVVNVPEIQELAKKYGKTPAQIVLRWDLQHGVVTIPKSVKEHRIKENADIFDFELTAEDMAKLDALNKNHRFGPDPDNFDF
- a CDS encoding SdpI family protein, with product MIGNDRHWRWCDWASLAVAILPLLIAWTLYPALPPKMAVHFGFSGQPDGYQPKSIFLISQSLLLPAIPLLTKYLPVLDPKRENYAKFRRFYEIFRLTITTFLAVMFGLILAFNLGYRIHMQMAVLLMVGLIWMVIGNFLGQVRFNYFFGIRTPWTLADEEVWRRTHRLAAPLWMIAGGLMLISAFLPGWMSVGMLVAAIILTAMIPAVYSLIVYRKRHR
- a CDS encoding MDR family MFS transporter produces the protein MEHLDTKRKLTIMVAIMASMLFAALNQTIIGNALPRIVSKLGGMSYFNWVFTIYMLTSSITAILVGKLSDIYGRKPFLLIGIGLFVTGSLLCGTATDIFQLILYRGFQGLGGGMIMSTAFTSVGDLFPPRERGRWQGALSAAFGVASVLGPTLGGYIVDHWEWHWIFWIFLPVGLVAFLLIWWLFPSVSRKENEPIDIAGSVFLALTITPLLLAFSWAGSKYAWSSPTIIGLFGGSILALILFVWVERKAKNPVLPLHLFGNPMFTLSNLVNFTLGVGMFGAIIYTPFFIQGVIGTSATRSSFVTIPLTLSMVVASIIGGQIVSRTGKYKGLALFGILLMAVGMYLMSLLDTDATNGAVVLYMIIIGTGLGIAFPIFTLTVQNAVEHRHLGVATSSSQLFRQMGGTVGVAVMGTILSGHMKDEMSRLTAQHPAQPAPSPVLAQKLSDLNNPQILLNPDRLAQIRNSLPESMAGMFDHILQMLRTTLAHALDSVFFAGAIVLFAALIFTLWLKEIPLRTSNQGGDTPPREKSASHVVQEQASP
- a CDS encoding MarR family winged helix-turn-helix transcriptional regulator codes for the protein MSTRQELLNELEISLRTLIRKLRKEMQVVLGETISSGDFFVLKQLREKGPQTVSELAQELEVSASHITNVTDRLVNKGWVERQRSRRDKRVVELRITNEGETTIRELEEKKRAYFQRRFDGLTTEEIETMTRLFRKLI